CACAAACACCTCTGCTAAAATCTCAGAAAAAGTAGTCTGGGGTTTCATGAagcattcatttgattaaatattagcctatataacaCAGGTGTGCAgctcaaatgaaataaatagactctttaagaaaaacatcaaaaatataGACATGTATACTCAGGGCCGTCCTTTGGGCGGTGCAACTGGTGCGGTTGCATGTCCAACTAATTTAATGGCAAATCAGTCTAATGCATGTTGCAGAGTAATTCTGCCTAGTAGGGCCAGAAAAAAAGCTTTAGATACTCTTACAGATGTACATAGAATACACACAACCAACTGTAAAGTGTTCATGCAGGTGTGAGGTGATCCACACATTTAacaattttgatatttattaaaataaactgtcaaCCCATATGTAAACACTTGACAGCAATCTAGGCAAAGGCTTAgaatgaatgactgaatgattgtttttatttaagccTATTTATTCTCTCAAACCATCTGTCTAACAGTTGTTTAATAGAAATTCTACTTGTTAAAATTGGCAAGATGTCAAGATCTCTCATAATTTGATAAATGGCTGATTACGACCTACAGAGACCCACAGTTGGAGGAGTTTAAGAGTAACATTAAAATTTtgtatcaattattattatgtatgtgCTAGGACAAAAATTACACTGAAGGTACAATGcaataataaacatatttatttatataaacaatgCAGCAATGAAAGAAAAACGAAGTACAAAACAATCAAGGGGAGTGGCATCAAAtcaaagaacattaaaaaacacTCAAGCTCAGGAAGGCATCTGAtgaataagaaaaatataaagacTTATCCTCTCTAGCTAACGTACTCTAACTATTTGAACAAAACATACAGCATGTGGCCCTAACTGCTATCACAGTGATTCTATACATAAAACACCTTACTAGGGGCCGTACTAGAGATGCAACAATACAGTTAGCCTGCAGTTCAGTTAGCAAACATTTAGTTTCTGTTTGGTTCTGATGGCTTGGCACATCTACAGAAACAGTAATAGGATAAgatgaaaaaatacaattttttattgcaatagtctttctttctttattttaattaaaaaaaaaaaatacataaataaatatatagatagacagataaatTAACACATCCAGAACAAAAAAAGTGCTTCTTAACATTGGCAACACACAGCTGACACATAAATccctaaattttaaaaatgaacatacaTGTAAACATAAATTGACCATTTCATACAAACATACCTGTACTTCAGTAAACATAAACTGACCATCTCAATGAAATTTACCAGTACTTTAGTACAGTTAGCCTTCATTTAGAATGTAAAGTGCAATTTCTGTAAAAGGATAAGCCTACATTGCCAACAttgagtgcgtttacatggaccctcttaatgcgattataatgagattttggcgatattgcgattatgctttacctcatgtaaacgcaatacttcgatctaaataatacgattaagcttataatcgcagcaagcataatcgtattaacataggtggcgtacgccgattttaatcggaatatacaggcatgtaaacaccttaatcgcagtattgccgctctgaccaaagtgcgcatgcgcttgtgacatatatgaataacgtgacacgcacctgtaataatacggagattagaaacgatggaggggaagaaagcatcgcattctgaggaaaacacaacaagctgccagcagtctctgtgcaacatgatctcacagaattccgtgtaatgttcacggacttaattaaccgaatctgtggtggcatcacggaatcgccgaaaattccgtgatggactcacagaaaaaaatccgtgatgggctcacagaagtgataccaatgtaagtcagtgacaggcatcagccatgctccacgcacggaaaccagtgaatccgtgcatggaccacggctgatgccttctgtgagcccatcacggaattttcggcgattccgtgatgccaccacagattcggggttaattaagtccgtgaacattacacggaattctgtgagatcaggttgctctgttccttaccctcatccagaaaggacgaacagaacgcgacggcagcgtataggcaaacaaattccatcatatttctatcatggcgccgaaaaagcgtggaatacagcgatacaaaatcattatgcattagacttaaatagattaaaacagcgacatgagtccatcatttgtgctgtccagtggggtatgtgaataatggcagtgaaaaaattaaccacaattcttagcgaataataagaataatggaaattgcatgtaaacgggagtaagagctttgctcttgacatgtaaacatcaaaatgcgattaagtccttactctgattattggaaataatcgcaatattcgtgcgcatgtaaacgcagtcatTGTCTGCAGCAAGGCGAGGGTGGTTTACACTTCACTCGCAACAGAGGTACCTAGTAGGGGTTGCACCAACTAATCGACTAGTCGACTTTAATGCTCTGTCATGACACTTTAAGCTTGCATCGACTAGTCGCTGGCCCTATAGAGGGCGCAACAATATAAGAAATCTCTGAAGGACTTCCACATTTAAGCTCCGTTtccaaacagttaaaatgacaaataaatgcatactctgAAAGCGCTCCACAAGACGTGTGATTATATTACTGGATGCTCGAAATTGAACGGGAGAATGCACGTTTTAAACAGCTTATAGTACAGGTCAGTTAATCGCCATTCTAATATAATGCGCTGCTGCTCTGTAACGCGCACACATAGGCTTCAGACAGCAGAACGCGCGCGTACAGAATCGTTCAGTGCGGAAATGTATTGTCAACACTGTTCTGCgatttatcaataaaatagcttagaaacTGAAACGTTCAAGCATATATTTCCTAATAACTAAATCCCACAGCTTCATTACTAGTAGAGAGTAGCTGCCAGGTAGAATTAATTCACACACGCAATCACTCTCACTaatgcattcatatgaatgtaatctttacTGTGCAACTTTATCTGTATGTGATTTAGAACGAGCAGAAATCTGTGAGAAATATAACGAATATAATGacaaaagaactgataaaaatgatctgTTATAGGAGCAATAGCCATGTGGGCGGCACTGTGTCATATGCCATAGCTGTGCACAAGGTGTTTGTCACAGCTCCagacttatttgttcattaatgacGTCATCAGCGACTAGTCGACTTCGAATCGACTTTCTTCACATAAAAGTcgactttaaaaaaacagaagtCGTTCAACCCCTAGTACCTAGGCGTCATTGTGCAACTTTTGCTACATGGGGGAACATCATTTGTTTCCCACCACAAGAATGGATCAGCATCCACATGAATACTGTCAGCTAACTTGTATGTGGTGACTTCCTCTTCAGTGAAAGGGCCTGGCCTGTTGTTCCTCTGTTCTGAAAAGCTCTCCAAATACCTCTGACCCTGTGGTCTTCTTTGGGAGGGGAGAGGATGGATTTTCTTCCTCTGTGGAGGGCACAGGATTCTGTGCTACAGCCCGTGTATCAAAGGGAAAGATCACGTAGTATAATTGCTCCTCCCCCACACAGATGCACACACCTGCATACACAGCTCAGAACTACAGCCATCTCCAGTATAACAtacaaaaatcacatacagttaacaaaaaatataatcaaacaGCACCTGCTCCAGAATTTCTCTGATAATGAGGAGCCTATCATGAGAGTTGCCATCAAAGTATGGCAGGTTTTAATACTGGGATCAATGGCTGGAGGTAATCATGATGTTTAGGATCAGTGTAACTCCTTGCCAGGTTATTTGTAATTGCTGCTTTGGCTTCTCTGACTGTTGCACTGTCCTGAACACCTGGTGCCATGGATTTGAGATCTCTTTAGGGGAAGGATCGTCGATATAATGTGCCTTTTTACACTGATCAAGAGACTTGTCAGTGTTTTCAGTGGTTTGAGGACCTGAATACGTTCTTCTGCCAGTTTCTGTTCACTGTCATTCAACATTGCGATGTTCTTGACAAACTTCTCAGAATGTTGATGGCGGGCCGTATGTTCTGTGTATCTTTCCAACATGTCATTTATTGAATTCCACTGAGTTGTGACATCATGGATTAATTTGTGTCTGGGCAAATTTAACATCATCTGCTTCACAGTCAAAACATGATGGGCTGTGGTgcttttgtggaaaaaaaaaaagtcgacGCCTACGAACTAGTGGCGACGAAAGCAGACTGCTCACGTCGGCAGCATCTGGTTCCAAAGTTGCtctgacacaccaagccgacgctcGACGCCCGATGGCAAAGTAGCACGTCCATTCTGCGCCTTCTTGTGCACTGGTTCGCcagaacagccaatcagaatgatcagatggccTGACTGACCGACGAGCTCCGACGCCAATTCAACATGTCGAAACGGCCGAAAAAAGCAGACGAGGACCAACTTCAGCCGATGGTGCGGAACACACTGAGAAAATTTAGTCAGCCGACGAAAGAAATCGTGGTCCGGGGCACCTCAATAGGACCAAAAGGGCATTTTAGCATTGGCATtaaaggggcaggggctcgagaCCGCCACCTCCCCCGCAGGCATGCTGCTGATGCTGACCTCTGGAAGAAATGCATTGGTGGAAACACGGCCTTAAGCTAGCTATATGCTCTTCAGCTAACTGTCTAGCTAAAGCCCATAATTCtacatctttttttaaattctcaGAGTTTTGCTTACGAATCTTAAGATTATTTTCTGGAAAATAATTAATGGTGTTTGCGCCAGAACGAATAAAAAGGCAAGTTGACTTCCTTTTCTTCTTGTCTAATGTAGTGTAAAAAAATTTCTTCTGAGTTAATTTATACTTTGGGACAACATCAATTTCAATAACCCACTTGTCCTTGTTATCTGGACATATTACCTTTACAAACTTGGGGGGCCTAATGCATATCATTGCAATATTACTTTTTCCTTTGAAGTGCTCCTTCAGACCTTTATCAAATTCGTTTACATATTTATTACGACATGGCACCTCTAGTCCAATAATTTGTCCGTGTTTGTACAGTGGTTCATCTCCAACACCAAAATGGATAGTTCCATTTGATCGAGTATTCATGCATGCCGCAGCAAACCAGAATATTTCATCTCTGAATTTTTTGAAAACATTCTCTTCTAAAGCATTCTTTGTATTTGTCATGAGTTTGTACTCATGCAGAGGGTCAATAAGATTGCTTGGGCCAGTCTCAGGCGGAAGTatttcattttgtgtgtattcaAATGTTTCGCTGCTTTCATCAAAAGGACGAGGTGCACAGTAATGAAATACAGAGCTCGTTGACGTGTCCTCTGGGTTCTCTGAGTCAATCAGGTGTGCTTTGGTCTCACTCccaaaattatttgtttgttttgtccaTTGTGTCAAATGTGAATCCAGGGATTGTGCACCACTTGCCTCATCTCCTTTGGTATCCATGCCATCATTCTGTTCCTCCAATAATAAAGTGTTCTCATCTTGAAAAGGTGACTTCTCTCCACTGCCTGTATATTTGGGTATGTCTTTTGAGAAGAATCCTCGCACACTTGATACATTAccactttttgttttaatatcacCATTCTTTTCTTCAATGCTGATTTGTGCAGGTGTCTCCATTTCAGCAGATCCAGTGGAAGGAATTTCAgctgtttctttttcttgttgGAAATGCTGTGCTGCAGAGGTCCCTATTGATGCATCTGTGTCCTTGGGTATGGCACTGTGCTTCAAGTTTTCTGAGGATGCTTTGAACTCGGCCACTATTTTAGCAATGTGAACCGCAGGTCCATGCTTTAAACCAATGTCTAGGAGGTCTTGTTTGTCAAAATGAATTAGAGAGGCTCCATAAACATCCTCACTGTAAAGAATCTTAGCATACTGCTCAGGGACTTTCTTCTTGATTAGCCACTCATAGACATAATCTTTCGTCCAGTCATTCATGTTATTCAGGTTTGTCCACTTGTCTGATTTTCTGGTGTGCTCGGAACATTCTACACGCTGAAAagataatgatgtaaaaatttatattgagaatttttattcattaaaatgaataaaagtctaAATCACTGAAATTCTAAGTTAAATATTTGTGTGAACAGACAACGATTTCATTATCTTTGATATTTCAAAGTTGAAACTAATTTTCTATCTGAATTAGAAtctcaaatacattaaaaataaaaaagaaacaatgcaaacaaaattaCAATACCTTTTCTGATGGTTCTTTTTGCTCCATCGCTCTTACAACAGTTGGAACACTTTCTATAAAccaaattataaacaaattaagtTTCACATTGGCTGCTTTAAATTTCCTTACATTCAGGTGAATAGAGAGAATGAGCACAGGGAGTACACAACACCTACAGCATGTGCCATGTATGTCCTAGAGTCCACAAAAAAAGGCAAGACAGTAATGAAATGTTCGGTAATGAAAAGTTATATTTCTCTGGAACATGGTGTAAACCTCTTTCTGTCATATTTAATGTGCCCTTGAACACGAAAGCAAAGCATCAAGTTAAACTGGAGAAATGGCAACTTTAGGTAATGTAAGTGAAATCTACAatgctatgcaaataaataatcttAATAAAAAGGTTTCTTTTCCTGAAAACTTGTTTTTGGTCATTAATTCAACAAAGTTTATCACAGTCGCATGCCACATTTCCTGTAAGATGTGATGGGAGTGTATGATAGCCTTCACTATTGCCAGCTTCTTTCAATATAAATTCTTCTttcagaacataaataaatatttttctatctCTGGAGCCATGGTGTGCCAACTTTGATTATTTTGGTTCAGCTTCTTTCAGTGGAAAGTAGCTAAAGCCTGCTTGAAAAATAGTTTAAATGTCGCTAGATGACTTCATGTGAATTAGCATGTTCATTGCGTCATTCcgttattacatttgtttgcctctctgtgttTTAATGCACCCAGATTCTCTGCTGTCActgatatatttttgtttctgttgtcagacaatgGGATGAATATGagatagtgactgaaacgcggCCCATTAAGATtataaccagctctcccttcaAAGATGTTAATGTGCACTAAAATCCTGGTTTATAATGGAGccatattttgattttgacgAATCAAATACACATTCGATAAAGACAACGGCTGTACttgtgatttcggctatacaCCTGCATGTACAATTTTAACTCTGGGCAGcaggggcgtcatgcactcattatttttgagggggcacgatttttggggggggttcaaaatccacttggctcaaaaatctgagggggcacgtgaatgggcatgacgcctctgcTGGGCAGACAGATaggtgtgtgcgcgcgcgctgGGAAAGCGAGACCTCGCGCTCGTGCAGCTGTACCGGCGAGGGCGAGAAACTAAATAAAGTTTGTCTGGTCGCTAGATTTGTCGATAGGCGCTATTTTTGTGGGGAAGTCGCTAAATCTAGCGAAAAAATGTTGCTCAGTTGAGAATATTGGATACTGATGATGAAATCAGAGCTCTTTTCTTTCTCTAAAATGACAGTGTAGCAACCGACCCCGTGTTTACAACGGTCTCCCCTACAGCTGCGGAACTTATAACTTAAAGAACTTATAAGTTTACAGTCTGTTACTCACTGAGATATTGTTGCAGTTGTTAGGACAGGTTCTCTTCGTCGGTGTTATGGTGCGGGATGCTCTGTGAACTGGACACATGTGCCAGCAGTTTAAATCAGATGTAGACGGCGGCAGATTTGCTGAATGTGATATTCCGAGGACCACTGAATAAAAACGTAGTCTATGGGTGCGTCTCCATACTCAAATTGATCCTCGTTTTCTCACTCCGCTGTCAGCTTGTAACACGGAAACCAGAGCCATCTTTGAAGGGCATCTCAGTTCTCAAGGAAACGATGAACGAGGAAACTTCCTGAGGAGCCTTGAGCGATGATACACAGCTGTATCTTTCCCTCGGAAACGAAGATGCACAAATAAGACTGTGTCACGTATCGTATGTATGTATGAACGCTGTGATTTCGTGGTCCCTGTTCCAACTAACTTCCAGGAAGTTTACCAAGCGCTCACCACCACGCTTACTTAAAGGGgtatatatctctctctctctcgttcgcTCTCAACAATGTGCTTCTTCAAACCTATTATTGGAAAAATTGCAGTCAAAACAGCAGGGTATGACAGTAGGCCCAGGAAGAGGTGTGTCACCTGAATTGCCACATCCTGCGGGCTCTTTGTGCACTGTCctgttttacattcaaattcAATTCTAGATTATGATTAGAGGGCCAGAAAAAGTTATAAAATTAACTTACAAACACAATGTATGAATCCTGTCCTAAACTTATCTCAACCATACTTGAGAGAATGGAGAGAAGTCATTTCTCATTATAGTCTCAGTACAACAATACACACAAAGGCAAATGACATTTTTAGCATTGTTTCTGTTTCTGCTTTTTGTCTTTGCTGCTGAATGCCGCACATTCACCTGAATGAAAAGAGTTGGCAGGTGTACCGTGCATAGGACAACAGGAAAAACTTTATGAATAATCACTTAATTTCATCATGTCCTTGGAAAAAAGCTGTGTTATGGCTTCAAAAGACTTGTAATACAAGAAGCATACATGTAGGCAACTACTTAATGGTATTTTTTGAGCTTGACGCACAGTAATGTAATTCATGACCATGTTGACTGTGTGCTGTAGCTAGTCTCTCACAATAGCTGAAATATCTTTGTATGGCAAAAATAACAGTAGTATGCAATTATGAATTCAGACAGCATCTTTATATGCTTAAACAACCCTATTAAAAGACTgatgattttac
The genomic region above belongs to Onychostoma macrolepis isolate SWU-2019 chromosome 01, ASM1243209v1, whole genome shotgun sequence and contains:
- the LOC131544666 gene encoding sterile alpha motif domain-containing protein 9-like, which encodes MEQKEPSEKRVECSEHTRKSDKWTNLNNMNDWTKDYVYEWLIKKKVPEQYAKILYSEDVYGASLIHFDKQDLLDIGLKHGPAVHIAKIVAEFKASSENLKHSAIPKDTDASIGTSAAQHFQQEKETAEIPSTGSAEMETPAQISIEEKNGDIKTKSGNVSSVRGFFSKDIPKYTGSGEKSPFQDENTLLLEEQNDGMDTKGDEASGAQSLDSHLTQWTKQTNNFGSETKAHLIDSENPEDTSTSSVFHYCAPRPFDESSETFEYTQNEILPPETGPSNLIDPLHEYKLMTNTKNALEENVFKKFRDEIFWFAAACMNTRSNGTIHFGVGDEPLYKHGQIIGLEVPCRNKYVNEFDKGLKEHFKGKSNIAMICIRPPKFVKVICPDNKDKWVIEIDVVPKYKLTQKKFFYTTLDKKKRKSTCLFIRSGANTINYFPENNLKIRKQNSENLKKDVELWALARQLAEEHIASLRPCFHQCISSRGQHQQHACGGGGGLEPLPL